The Yersinia intermedia genome window below encodes:
- the pdxH gene encoding pyridoxamine 5'-phosphate oxidase encodes MTDKNEFDVADLRREYIRGGLRRSDLTENPLDLFERWLKQACEARLPDPTAMCVATVDASGQPYQRIVLLKHYDDQGMVFYTNLGSRKAQQLAENPHISLLFPWHMLDRQVIFLGTAERLSTLEVLKYFSSRPKDSQIGAWVSQQSSRISARGVLESKFLELKQKFQHGDVPLPSFWGGFRVKFDSVEFWQGGEHRLHDRFIYQRQADAWKIDRLAP; translated from the coding sequence ATGACTGACAAAAATGAATTTGATGTTGCAGATTTGCGTCGCGAATATATTCGCGGCGGTTTGCGTCGCAGTGATTTAACCGAGAACCCGCTGGATTTATTTGAGCGTTGGTTAAAACAAGCCTGTGAGGCTCGGTTGCCTGACCCGACGGCAATGTGTGTGGCAACGGTGGATGCCAGCGGTCAACCTTATCAGCGCATTGTGCTACTGAAGCATTATGATGATCAGGGCATGGTGTTCTATACCAATTTAGGTAGCCGAAAAGCGCAGCAACTGGCGGAAAATCCACATATCAGCCTGTTATTTCCCTGGCATATGTTAGACCGGCAAGTCATCTTCCTCGGTACCGCAGAGCGGCTTTCAACCCTTGAAGTGCTGAAGTATTTCAGTTCCCGCCCGAAAGATAGCCAGATTGGTGCCTGGGTCTCCCAGCAATCATCGCGTATTTCTGCCCGTGGTGTGTTAGAAAGTAAATTCCTCGAGTTAAAGCAAAAGTTCCAGCATGGTGACGTGCCATTGCCCAGTTTCTGGGGGGGATTCCGCGTTAAATTTGATTCTGTTGAGTTCTGGCAGGGCGGAGAGCATCGCTTGCATGACCGTTTTATTTATCAACGGCAAGCAGATGCATGGAAAATTGACCGTTTAGCCCCTTGA
- the tyrS gene encoding tyrosine--tRNA ligase → MTSSNLIKQLQERGLVAQVTDEDALAERLAQGPISLYCGFDPTADSLHLGHLVPLLCLKRFQLAGHRPVALVGGATGMIGDPSFKASERKLNTEDTVNEWVEKIRRQVSPFLDFDCGENSAIAANNYDWFGGMNVLTFLRDIGKHFSVNQMINKEAVKQRLNRDDSGISFTEFSYNLLQAYDFACLNKAHGVALQIGGSDQWGNITSGIDLTRRLHQQQVYGLTVPLITKADGTKFGKTEGGAVWLDPKKTSPYKFYQFWINTADADVYRFLKFFTFMSMEEINALEDEDKNSGKAPRAQYVLAENVTGMVHGAEGLAAAKRITASLFSGDLNEMTEADFAQLAQDGMPTIELSRDADLQQALVNAELVPSRGQARTMIGSNAVAINGEKQADPEYTFTDADRLFGRYTLLRRGKKHYCLISWL, encoded by the coding sequence ATGACCAGCAGCAACCTGATTAAACAATTGCAAGAGCGGGGCCTCGTTGCCCAGGTTACGGATGAAGACGCGTTAGCAGAGAGACTGGCGCAAGGGCCAATTTCACTGTATTGCGGTTTCGATCCTACCGCAGACAGCTTGCATTTGGGTCATCTGGTTCCGTTGTTATGCCTGAAGCGTTTCCAACTGGCAGGGCATCGCCCCGTGGCGCTGGTCGGTGGCGCTACCGGTATGATTGGTGATCCAAGTTTCAAAGCCAGCGAACGCAAGCTGAATACTGAAGATACGGTGAACGAATGGGTTGAGAAAATCCGCCGGCAGGTTTCGCCATTCCTTGATTTTGATTGTGGTGAAAACAGTGCTATTGCGGCCAACAACTACGATTGGTTTGGTGGTATGAATGTGCTGACCTTCCTGCGGGATATTGGCAAGCACTTCTCTGTTAATCAGATGATCAATAAAGAAGCCGTTAAACAGCGCCTCAATCGCGATGACAGCGGTATTTCGTTTACTGAGTTTTCATATAACCTGCTACAGGCTTATGACTTCGCTTGCCTGAATAAAGCTCACGGTGTGGCTCTGCAAATCGGCGGCTCTGATCAATGGGGTAATATTACCTCGGGTATTGATTTAACACGCCGCCTCCATCAGCAGCAAGTTTATGGCCTGACCGTGCCATTAATTACCAAAGCCGACGGTACTAAATTTGGTAAAACCGAAGGTGGCGCGGTATGGCTGGATCCGAAGAAAACCAGCCCTTATAAATTCTACCAGTTCTGGATTAATACCGCAGATGCCGATGTTTATCGCTTCCTGAAATTCTTTACTTTCATGAGCATGGAAGAGATTAACGCGCTGGAAGACGAAGATAAAAATAGTGGTAAAGCGCCACGGGCGCAATACGTTCTGGCCGAAAATGTCACTGGGATGGTACATGGTGCAGAAGGCCTTGCTGCTGCAAAACGTATTACTGCCAGCTTATTCTCCGGTGATCTAAATGAGATGACCGAAGCTGACTTTGCCCAGTTGGCACAAGATGGCATGCCAACAATTGAACTGAGTCGCGATGCTGATTTACAACAGGCATTGGTTAATGCTGAGCTGGTTCCTTCTCGTGGGCAGGCGCGTACTATGATTGGTTCTAATGCTGTCGCCATTAATGGTGAAAAGCAAGCAGACCCAGAATACACCTTTACCGATGCTGATCGTCTGTTTGGGCGCTATACCTTATTGCGTCGTGGCAAAAAACATTATTGCCTGATTAGCTGGTTGTAA
- the pdxY gene encoding pyridoxal kinase PdxY codes for MKNILSIQSHVVFGHAGNSAAEFPMRRMGVNVWPLNTVQFSNHTQYGHWTGCVMPANHLTEIVQGIADIDRLKDCDAVLSGYIGSPEQGSHILAAVARVKQANPNAWYFCDPVMGHPEKGCIVAPGVAEFFCKEALPASDIIAPNLLELEQLSGVRVENVEQAVKVARELCAQGPKVVLVKHLSRAGYHADCFEMLLVTADEAWHISRPLVDFGTRQPVGVGDLTSGLLLVNLLKGEVLDKALEHVTAAVYEVMLKTQAMGEYELQVVAAQDGIVNPVSKFSAIKL; via the coding sequence ATGAAAAATATACTTTCGATTCAGTCTCACGTTGTTTTTGGCCATGCGGGTAATAGTGCTGCTGAATTTCCTATGCGCCGAATGGGGGTCAATGTTTGGCCATTGAATACTGTCCAGTTTTCGAACCATACGCAATACGGTCACTGGACCGGTTGTGTGATGCCTGCCAACCATTTGACTGAGATTGTACAAGGCATTGCCGATATCGATCGGTTGAAAGATTGTGATGCGGTATTAAGCGGTTATATTGGTTCACCTGAGCAAGGTAGCCATATTCTGGCGGCGGTTGCGCGCGTAAAACAAGCTAACCCTAATGCCTGGTATTTTTGTGATCCCGTCATGGGGCATCCAGAGAAAGGTTGTATCGTCGCTCCTGGGGTCGCTGAGTTCTTTTGTAAAGAAGCCTTACCTGCCAGCGATATCATTGCGCCGAACCTGCTTGAACTGGAGCAGCTTAGTGGTGTGCGGGTTGAAAATGTCGAACAGGCCGTTAAGGTTGCTCGTGAGCTTTGTGCGCAAGGGCCAAAAGTTGTGTTAGTGAAGCACCTAAGCCGCGCCGGGTATCATGCTGACTGCTTTGAAATGTTATTAGTTACGGCGGATGAAGCATGGCATATCAGCCGCCCGCTGGTGGACTTTGGTACCCGCCAACCGGTTGGTGTCGGTGATTTAACCAGTGGTTTATTGCTGGTAAACCTGCTGAAAGGTGAAGTACTGGATAAGGCATTGGAACATGTTACTGCCGCAGTCTATGAAGTGATGCTGAAAACGCAGGCGATGGGTGAGTATGAACTTCAGGTTGTGGCCGCTCAGGATGGAATTGTTAACCCTGTCAGTAAATTCTCTGCCATCAAGTTATAA
- the gstA gene encoding glutathione transferase GstA translates to MKLFYKPGACSLSPHIVLREAGLDFSIESVDLATKITETGEDYLSINPKGQVPALVLDDGSLLTEGVAIVQYLADLVPDRHLIAPAGTLSRYHAIEWLNFVATELHKGFSPLFNPKTPDEYKVIARERLDKQFSYVDSVLAQHDYLLGKKFSVADAYLFTVTRWANALKLDITQRSNLDKYMARVAERPAVKAALAAEDVKK, encoded by the coding sequence ATGAAATTGTTCTATAAACCCGGTGCCTGCTCTCTGTCTCCACATATCGTATTACGTGAAGCGGGGTTAGACTTCAGTATTGAAAGTGTCGATCTGGCGACCAAGATAACTGAGACGGGTGAAGACTATTTAAGCATCAATCCAAAAGGACAGGTCCCCGCGTTGGTACTGGATGATGGCAGCCTGCTCACTGAGGGTGTTGCTATCGTGCAATATCTGGCTGATCTTGTGCCTGATCGCCACCTGATTGCCCCGGCAGGAACCCTTTCCCGCTATCATGCCATTGAATGGTTAAACTTCGTTGCGACTGAATTGCATAAGGGCTTCAGCCCACTGTTTAACCCAAAAACACCAGATGAATATAAAGTGATCGCCCGTGAGCGGTTGGATAAACAATTCAGTTATGTAGACAGCGTATTAGCACAACATGATTATCTATTAGGTAAGAAATTCAGCGTAGCTGATGCCTATTTATTTACTGTCACTCGCTGGGCTAATGCCCTGAAACTTGATATTACGCAGCGCAGTAATTTGGATAAATATATGGCACGCGTGGCTGAACGGCCAGCCGTTAAAGCCGCGTTAGCAGCAGAAGACGTTAAGAAATAA
- a CDS encoding DUF3811 domain-containing protein has product MKRLTLKEMTESEQRDVKTQLDRARINLGRALTNSEQNKVREEAIDKIMNAREQVAKLTRVERKTKKTAPSTTTFSWSASISTRPPR; this is encoded by the coding sequence ATGAAAAGGCTGACATTAAAAGAAATGACCGAAAGTGAGCAACGTGACGTCAAAACGCAACTCGACAGAGCCAGAATAAATTTAGGAAGGGCTTTAACCAACTCAGAACAAAATAAAGTAAGAGAAGAAGCAATAGATAAAATCATGAACGCTCGGGAACAAGTCGCCAAGTTAACCCGCGTAGAAAGAAAAACCAAAAAAACCGCACCAAGCACCACCACTTTTAGCTGGTCCGCATCGATCAGCACTCGTCCACCACGGTAA
- a CDS encoding Yip1 family protein has protein sequence MINHVWGLLTHPSQELQQIKREGESVRHLYAHHVLLMAAIPVICAFIGTTQVGWNFGDGQVIKLAPLTAIYSAIIFYVLILAAVALMGRVIYWMARRYESRPSWQSCTLFAGYAATPMFLAGVVALYPIIWLCLLVGIIALCYAGYLMYLGIPTFLNIDRQEGFIFSGSTFAIGVLVLELLLGLTVLLWGYGSRLL, from the coding sequence ATGATAAACCATGTCTGGGGGCTTCTGACCCACCCTAGTCAGGAATTGCAGCAAATTAAACGCGAGGGGGAAAGTGTCCGCCATCTGTATGCCCACCACGTTCTGTTAATGGCTGCTATTCCAGTGATTTGTGCGTTTATCGGCACCACTCAAGTGGGCTGGAACTTTGGCGATGGTCAGGTCATAAAGCTGGCTCCCCTTACCGCTATCTATTCTGCCATCATTTTCTATGTTCTGATTTTGGCCGCCGTCGCACTCATGGGCCGAGTAATTTATTGGATGGCCCGCCGCTATGAGAGCCGGCCCAGTTGGCAAAGTTGTACCCTGTTCGCCGGTTATGCCGCAACGCCAATGTTTTTAGCTGGCGTTGTCGCCCTCTACCCGATTATCTGGTTGTGCTTACTGGTTGGAATCATTGCACTCTGCTATGCCGGCTACCTGATGTATCTGGGGATCCCCACTTTCTTAAATATTGACCGACAAGAAGGTTTTATCTTCTCAGGTTCCACCTTTGCCATCGGCGTATTGGTATTAGAATTACTCCTTGGTCTTACGGTACTGTTGTGGGGTTACGGTTCACGGCTATTGTGA
- a CDS encoding VOC family protein yields the protein MGIQGNDSRIDNIEFAVSDIARSKDFYGKVFNWRFTDYGPGYCEFTDGRLTGGFTTLSDVQPNGGPLIILYADDLEQTQKRLTEAGATIVLATFAFPGGRRFHFTDPDGYQLAVWSDK from the coding sequence ATGGGTATTCAGGGAAATGATAGTAGAATCGACAACATAGAATTTGCCGTCAGTGATATTGCTCGCTCGAAGGATTTCTATGGCAAGGTATTCAATTGGCGCTTTACTGACTATGGCCCAGGATATTGTGAGTTTACCGATGGCCGACTGACCGGCGGCTTCACCACCCTGAGTGACGTTCAGCCCAATGGCGGGCCGTTAATCATTCTGTATGCTGATGATCTTGAACAGACGCAAAAACGGTTAACAGAGGCAGGGGCTACCATTGTGCTGGCTACCTTTGCTTTCCCCGGTGGGCGACGTTTTCACTTTACCGACCCGGATGGTTATCAGTTGGCTGTATGGTCTGATAAATAA
- the dtpA gene encoding dipeptide/tripeptide permease DtpA produces MSTANNSQQPPNSEQPESISMNAFKQPKAFYLIFSIELWERFGYYGLQGIMAVYLVKMLGMSEADSITLFSSFSALVYGFVAIGGWLGDKVLGAKRVIVLGALTLAVGYAMIAYSGHDIFWVYLGMATIAVGNGLFKANPSSLLSTCYNKDDPRLDGAFTMYYMSVNIGSFFSMLATPWLAAKYGWSVAFSLSVVGMLITLVNFWFCRKWVKNQGSKPDFAPLQVKKLLMVLVGVVALVTLSSWLLHNQIVARWALALVSLGIICIFAKETFSLHGTARRRMIVAFLLMLEAVVFFVLYSQMPTSLNFFAIHNVEHSIFGITFEPEQYQALNPFWIMVASPILAAIYNKMGDRLPMPHKFAFGMVLCSAAFLVLPWGASFANEHGIVSVNWLILSYALQSIGELMISGLGLAMVAQLVPQRLMGFIMGSWFLTTAAAALIAGKVATLTAVPSDITDAHASLAIYSHVFMQIGIVTAIIAVLMMLTAPKLYRMTLAPTESNKATPVTAA; encoded by the coding sequence GTGTCAACAGCAAACAACAGTCAACAACCACCCAATAGTGAGCAACCTGAAAGCATCAGTATGAATGCGTTCAAGCAACCGAAAGCGTTTTACCTGATCTTCTCTATAGAGCTTTGGGAGCGCTTTGGTTATTACGGCCTGCAAGGGATCATGGCCGTCTATCTGGTAAAAATGCTCGGGATGAGCGAAGCCGATTCCATCACCTTGTTCTCATCCTTCAGTGCACTGGTCTATGGCTTTGTGGCCATCGGTGGCTGGTTAGGCGATAAAGTGCTCGGTGCTAAACGTGTTATTGTGCTCGGCGCATTAACGCTGGCTGTCGGTTATGCCATGATTGCTTATTCCGGTCATGATATTTTCTGGGTCTATCTGGGTATGGCAACCATTGCGGTCGGTAATGGTTTGTTCAAAGCCAACCCATCTTCTCTGCTGTCAACATGCTATAACAAAGATGATCCGCGTTTGGACGGTGCATTCACCATGTACTATATGTCCGTCAATATCGGTTCATTCTTCTCTATGCTGGCAACCCCATGGTTAGCCGCGAAATATGGCTGGAGCGTCGCATTCTCACTGAGCGTAGTGGGTATGTTGATTACGCTGGTGAACTTCTGGTTCTGCCGTAAATGGGTGAAAAACCAAGGTTCTAAACCTGACTTTGCGCCACTACAAGTTAAAAAACTGCTGATGGTGCTGGTGGGTGTGGTTGCACTGGTCACGCTGTCGAGTTGGTTGCTGCATAACCAGATAGTTGCACGTTGGGCGTTGGCGTTGGTATCTCTGGGTATCATCTGTATCTTTGCCAAAGAGACCTTCTCTCTGCATGGCACTGCCCGCCGCCGAATGATTGTTGCATTCTTACTGATGCTGGAAGCGGTGGTGTTCTTTGTACTGTATAGCCAAATGCCAACGTCGCTGAACTTCTTTGCTATCCATAACGTGGAACATTCAATCTTTGGTATTACCTTCGAACCTGAACAATATCAGGCGCTGAACCCGTTCTGGATCATGGTAGCCAGCCCAATACTGGCGGCTATCTATAATAAGATGGGTGACCGCCTGCCAATGCCACACAAGTTTGCGTTCGGTATGGTGCTCTGCTCAGCGGCCTTCCTGGTGCTACCATGGGGTGCCAGCTTCGCCAACGAACATGGCATTGTGTCCGTTAACTGGTTGATCCTGAGCTACGCATTGCAAAGTATCGGTGAGTTGATGATTTCGGGCCTGGGCCTGGCGATGGTTGCGCAGTTGGTACCTCAGCGCTTGATGGGCTTCATCATGGGTTCATGGTTCCTGACGACGGCAGCGGCGGCCCTCATTGCCGGTAAAGTGGCAACATTAACCGCTGTGCCAAGTGATATTACTGATGCCCATGCATCACTGGCAATCTATAGCCATGTATTTATGCAAATTGGTATTGTCACTGCCATTATCGCAGTATTGATGATGCTCACTGCACCAAAACTGTATCGCATGACTCTCGCGCCAACAGAGAGTAATAAAGCGACCCCAGTAACCGCCGCATAA
- a CDS encoding LysR family transcriptional regulator, translated as MDIKQLVYLCNLERERHFGRAAEASFVSQPTLSMRLKNLERELGVALINRGNNFEGFTAEGERVLAWAREIVSVYQGLKLEVESLKHGLNGTLRIGVVPQCSISLALLLKSASERYPHLDYRVSVLSADQLLEALTGHSVDVGIGFFELTTLSELHFQVQPLVDGGIDVVFHPEHFPNLTGTEPLTLTQVAQLPLCLAEPSRYFRRYLDNSFREAGLSLHVRLESTSIFQLLQGIFVGLGCGLFPQGSLLEDMSPDLQRRPVDIGKMNRHAAVVVAEPERVTPLAQHFFDVAKTWLATH; from the coding sequence ATGGATATCAAACAACTGGTCTATCTTTGTAATCTGGAGCGTGAGCGTCATTTTGGTCGTGCGGCGGAAGCCAGCTTTGTCAGCCAACCAACATTGTCGATGCGCCTGAAAAACCTGGAGCGAGAACTGGGGGTGGCACTGATAAATCGGGGCAATAATTTCGAAGGATTTACCGCCGAAGGTGAGCGCGTATTGGCCTGGGCCAGAGAGATTGTCTCTGTCTATCAAGGGCTAAAGTTAGAGGTTGAATCCCTTAAACATGGTTTAAACGGCACACTGCGTATTGGTGTCGTACCACAATGCAGTATCTCGTTGGCGCTTTTACTTAAAAGTGCCAGTGAACGCTATCCTCATCTGGATTACCGCGTTTCAGTGTTAAGTGCTGATCAATTGCTAGAGGCTTTAACCGGTCACTCGGTCGATGTGGGCATTGGTTTTTTTGAATTGACCACCTTGAGTGAGTTGCATTTTCAGGTGCAACCGCTGGTTGACGGGGGCATTGACGTGGTGTTTCACCCCGAACATTTCCCCAATTTGACGGGGACTGAGCCACTGACACTGACCCAAGTGGCACAACTGCCGCTCTGCCTGGCTGAACCCAGCCGTTACTTCCGCCGTTATCTGGATAACAGTTTTCGTGAGGCCGGTTTGTCGCTGCATGTGCGGCTGGAAAGCACGTCTATCTTTCAGTTATTACAAGGCATCTTTGTCGGTTTAGGCTGTGGCTTGTTCCCACAAGGGAGTCTACTTGAGGATATGTCACCCGACCTGCAACGGCGGCCGGTGGATATTGGGAAGATGAATCGACATGCCGCTGTCGTAGTGGCTGAACCAGAGCGCGTAACACCGCTGGCCCAGCACTTTTTTGATGTTGCTAAAACGTGGTTGGCGACCCACTAA
- a CDS encoding CMD domain-containing protein: protein MVQFRQQDHAHWYHETQRSGNPEIYAAPVTDEHYSANGCNSDNLLNSDKIVERDIFLLGLADTIPAGLDGPLRQHAAIISASDAMYQALFPLTVELDRDNTFSLYDRLSSALTVAQVTGVQRLCSHYATRLTPLSSPDASRESNMRLTQITQYARQLASQPTLIDKHALQQLADVGLTDADIIVLSQIIGFVGYQARVVAALSALAGYPTVILPGFPRMEDAPAGLIAPSVVQWQGWLPSKATHGVISPEPSADEAEITLSALLQYHQQSLIAYSSIITRQHRPQQPDWLALVALVTARINGSRYCLAINKHQLQQVSHNALLIEALELGIENALATQSDDPTTHPLIYAVAELTRAPERFSHQHISPLLALGVSNQQIVRIIFDTAAAGWTNRLRQTLGQAV, encoded by the coding sequence ATGGTGCAATTTCGACAACAAGATCATGCCCATTGGTATCATGAAACTCAACGCAGCGGTAACCCGGAGATCTATGCCGCCCCCGTCACCGACGAGCACTACAGTGCTAATGGTTGTAATAGCGACAATCTGCTAAATAGCGATAAGATTGTTGAACGGGATATATTTTTGCTCGGTTTAGCTGACACAATTCCCGCCGGATTAGATGGCCCCTTACGCCAGCATGCGGCTATTATTTCCGCCTCAGATGCGATGTATCAGGCACTTTTCCCGCTCACTGTCGAGCTGGACCGAGACAATACATTTTCGTTATATGACCGTTTAAGTAGTGCACTGACCGTGGCTCAGGTTACTGGCGTTCAGCGGTTATGTAGCCACTATGCCACCCGACTTACCCCTCTTTCCAGCCCGGACGCATCGCGGGAAAGTAATATGCGGCTGACACAAATAACCCAATATGCCCGTCAACTGGCCAGCCAACCGACATTAATTGATAAACATGCTTTGCAACAGTTAGCTGATGTGGGGTTAACCGATGCAGACATTATCGTTTTATCGCAGATTATTGGTTTTGTTGGTTATCAAGCCCGAGTGGTGGCGGCTCTTTCTGCCTTAGCCGGATATCCTACGGTAATACTGCCCGGTTTCCCGCGCATGGAAGATGCACCCGCAGGCTTGATAGCGCCATCTGTGGTGCAATGGCAAGGTTGGTTACCCTCAAAGGCAACCCATGGGGTCATTTCACCTGAGCCATCAGCAGATGAAGCAGAGATAACCCTCAGTGCGTTGCTGCAATATCATCAACAAAGCCTGATCGCTTATAGCAGCATAATCACCCGGCAACATCGCCCTCAACAACCTGATTGGCTGGCATTGGTCGCGTTGGTGACGGCTCGCATCAATGGTAGCCGCTACTGTCTGGCTATCAACAAACACCAATTGCAACAAGTCAGCCATAATGCCTTGTTGATTGAGGCACTTGAGTTGGGGATTGAGAATGCTTTAGCGACTCAATCTGATGACCCAACTACTCACCCACTTATCTATGCTGTAGCCGAGCTGACCCGTGCACCGGAACGCTTTAGCCATCAACATATCAGCCCACTGTTGGCCTTGGGTGTCAGTAATCAGCAGATAGTGCGTATCATCTTCGACACCGCCGCAGCCGGATGGACCAACCGGTTAAGACAAACGCTGGGGCAAGCCGTTTGA
- the sapF gene encoding putrescine export ABC transporter ATP-binding protein SapF, with protein MAETLLEVRNLSKTFRYRTGLFRRQHVEAVKSVSFTLREGQTLAVIGENGSGKSTLAKMLSGMIEPTDGELLIDDHRLSYGDYAYRSQRIRMIFQDPSTSLNPRQRIGQLLDAPLKLNTDLDAVAREQRIYQTLRQVGLLPDHANYYPHMLASGQKQRIALARALILQPKVIVADEALASLDMSMRSQIINLMLELQEKHGISYIYVTQHLGMMKHISDQVIVMHEGEVVERGSTAEVLASPLHDLTKRLISSHFGEALTADAWRRDSGHF; from the coding sequence ATGGCAGAGACTCTGCTCGAAGTCCGTAATCTGAGTAAAACCTTCCGCTACCGTACTGGGCTATTTCGCCGTCAGCATGTGGAAGCGGTTAAATCGGTCAGTTTTACTTTACGCGAAGGCCAGACACTGGCGGTTATTGGCGAGAACGGTTCAGGTAAATCCACCTTGGCAAAAATGCTATCGGGTATGATTGAACCAACTGATGGCGAATTGCTGATTGACGATCATCGCCTGTCCTACGGTGATTATGCTTATCGCAGCCAGCGTATTCGTATGATCTTTCAGGATCCGAGCACCTCGCTTAACCCTCGTCAACGCATCGGCCAACTGTTGGATGCACCACTGAAGTTGAACACGGATTTAGACGCAGTGGCTCGTGAGCAACGTATCTATCAGACGTTGCGGCAGGTGGGATTACTACCTGATCATGCTAACTATTATCCGCATATGTTGGCGTCCGGCCAAAAGCAGCGTATCGCACTGGCACGCGCACTTATCCTGCAACCTAAAGTGATTGTTGCCGATGAAGCCCTGGCGTCTTTGGATATGTCCATGCGCTCACAGATTATTAATCTGATGCTGGAATTACAGGAAAAACATGGCATATCTTATATTTATGTCACCCAGCACTTAGGCATGATGAAACATATCAGTGATCAAGTGATTGTGATGCATGAAGGGGAAGTGGTGGAGCGTGGCAGCACGGCCGAGGTGTTGGCATCCCCGCTGCATGATCTGACTAAGCGCCTGATTTCCAGCCACTTTGGTGAGGCTTTAACTGCTGATGCCTGGCGGCGGGACTCTGGCCATTTCTAA